AGAAAAAATAGGTGCTGAAATTTTCAGTAATACAGGGTGAAGCACTCATCTTCTCAAGTGTGCTTTTTGTACAAACACAAGtttaaatggaaatggaaacaCAAAAACAATCAGGAATAAATTTAAAGGCTTCCATTAttctttaaagtccaattgacACTGTGTAgtttttaaagcacagacctttTTGAGACACAAGGTTTGCCTCTGGGGACAATATATTGTCCATCAACCCAATCTTGCAAAATCCCCCAACTTATAAATGTGCTTTTGCTTTTGCCATGTTGTTTTAAGATTTATTTCGCCCCCTTTGCTACATGATCACAGCCATTCTGTGATGACGTAATGAATGTGATTTACTGGAGTTATGTAGTCAATTGCTTTTGGCTACATGATGGCATTACTAAGGGAAAATAAAGTCAATAGCATAGCATTGCTGCCCTggtcacagtgatccatgcgatggtcacctccaggcttgactactgtaattcgctctacacggggctgcccttgaagctgtcccagaaactccagcgggtgcagaatgctgcagcgaggctcctcacggggtctctgacatggaagcatattcacccagtgcttttccagctgcactggctcccggcggaggacagggtcagatttaaggtgctggttttgacctttaaagcccttcacggcctaggaccctcatacctacgggaccgcctctcccggtatgccccacggagagcctcaaggtccataaatagcaaccccgtagtggtcccgggccctaaggaagttagattagcttcaaccagagccagggccttttcaacactggctccggcctggtggaacgctctgcctcatgagaccagggccctgcgggatctgatttctttccacagggcctgtaagacagagttgttccgcctggcctttgtcttggagccaatttgattccctccccctctttcttttttcttttcctttctcctcctgcgatgaggctacattttaatattttaatgtttcaatattttaatgttgtattttaatgttgtttttaagctgtattcattcagcttgtttttattattgcttgttagctgccctgagcccggccttggctggggagggcggggtataaataaaaattattattattattattattattattattattattattattatcgttgcCTTAGCTCAAAATGGCTGTGAGGTCAGTGTGGATGTGACTCAGCTAGGATGTCAATGTCATCATTTTCCCATTGCTCACCCTTACTCTTTCCTCAGCGCTAGATTCATGGCGGTGTGGGCTGTTTTACCACACAGGTCATTAAGCCAAGTGGGCACAATATTGAGAAGATcaataattgagaagatccatttgtggGGAgcaaaattttggccttgcacaggtcACCATATTATGCCAGATTACCAAGTCCCACCCTTACTTACCTCTACGGATCTATATAGCTAGACTCGGAGGGTTACTTAGGCTGCCTTGTTCATAGCAATGCGGGCATATTTCACCCCTCCGATACCTGTCCCAACACAATGGGTGAACACTTTGTTcatctttttttggaggggaaacagCGCACACTAAAGGGGGTGATCCTTTGGAAGCAAAAGAAAGCCTTCATGAAAAACACCATGACTCAGgcacttttggtttctctctgttaaTCGTTTTTCCAgacttcagttcttcacattttctcatcagtttgctttaaaataagGAAGGTGACTTTGAATCACACTCTCTGTGTGCATTTGGCTATTTTGTCATGTTCTGTTCACAGCTTCTTGAGGAGTCACCTGGCCACACTCAGTGCACGCCCTAATGGCATCTCTTCTACCTTAGATGTGATCGTGACACTGCTGACAAGGAGAAAGACAAGAGATACAGTCAGGCAGGAAAACTTGAGTCTGTCAGAGACTGGATCCTAAGTATAAGCACAAGTTGAATCACTGCGTCTAgtttcaaatcaaatcacattttGATTCtgtattgagattcctgcattgaaggggttggactagacgtcgactcagggtctcttccaactctacaattctatgattctatcctttCCCAAAAACAGAGTTTGTAAACCATTACCTCAGTCAAATAGTCATTTTTTTCATCTTTCAACCATGCATCTAAATTATAAATTTATATCAAAAGTTCTGATCTCCATGTTTTTACATATAAGGTAATCAACAGTTTTACACACCACACCCGCAGCGTCTGGTTAACAAGTGATTAGGCTGAATGAAGGATGAGTGACTCACAACTGCCTAAACAGGAACTGTCACAGAACGAGCACCCCAGAGCTATAGGGGAAATCTTCCCGTTGTTTATAAGACAAAGAGTATAACATCGTGTTATCTCTCTTCCTCAGCTGTACGTTTTCTGAGTCAGCACTAGTTTTATTTTCCAGGCTGCCCcctagcttttttgggggggtgtcatgCGTTTCCACTTAGTGACCTTGACCTGTGGGATGGCTTTTGAGCTCAGCAACAAGTTCGTTCCTGCCTGTGGTGGAGCACAGTGGCTGTCCAGCAGTTCTCAAGAGAGGACCTCATTCAGAGATCACAAGGTGCGCCAGGCGTCGCATTTTCAACACTGCAGGGTGGGAAGGAAGCAACCTGGCTTGAATCTCGACACCTCCTGTTCCCGAGGATGGCATCTCACGTTGGAGTTACAATCTTCTTTTTCTCAACCTGGATTGCAAGCATCACAACCCAGCACAATTTTCCTTTGGAAGGTACGTTTTTAGTATGTTGCTTGTACTGTTTTTTCTCTGAAGTGTTTTGCAGCACTGTAAGGACAAGGTAATCGAATCCAGCCCACTATTCTCAGCAAGATTATTCCCGGATTGCAGTAAAATGAAACACAGAGCAGGAGGATACCTAAACAATaaggggtgcttccagactgccactgttttggggtgggattcagacACATAGCAGCAAATTTGGCTGGCACCATTAAAGTTGACTTTATGCTCTCACACAACTTGTTTCTGGCCCCCAAAGTTTGGACTCTTTGCAATAAAGGTGCACTGGAATGGATGGAATAACACTTGCTTGGCCCAAcattgtataacctccctgcaaacaaatcaaaatgaattcTCAATAAATAGCCAACGTCACCTAACCTCCCTACAAACtttatgcaaacaaatcaggatgctcaataaacaggctgtCTGGAAGCAGCCAAGAACTCTTAAGTGTCTCCAGTTAAAGATGCAACTAGAATGttaataaattattaaaaaatgaaattctgAATCAGGTGTTACAAGTAATGCAGCAGTTACCTTAGCTGCAGAACCAGATATttttctgtggtttttttaaaagttttgcttGGATttgttcctcccttccctcttattATCTTCAAAATGTGTTTATCAACCAAACCACAAAAAAACAAGGTTTTGAATCTACTGAGCAGTTCAAAAGTTTTTGCTGATTATTAGTttaatgacttttaaaatgatttaaaGTTGCTCTGCTGAGTGCTAGCCAGCCACCTGTTTTTAGCCAGTAAGTTCACAGCCCAGGTTATAGTTGTCAAAGAGCACAGTCCAGCACTCTATCCATGCTAAAAAAAATTCCAGTCACCACAAGCTTAATatacttttcccttttcctttacttGTTCCCATCGTTTCAGATAgaatcccttcccttcctccttttccttccttgcaAGTTCAGCCACACCCTTTTCCACTTCAAGTCCTGAGAGAGAACAGCCAAGCCGCTGGACTAATATAGATTTATAATATGATCAAACTCTCCAGTTCTATGTCACTGCACAAGAAATCATACAGAGCTCTTTCAATGAAGTTCATTTTCCTGTTTCAAGTAAACTTCCTAATCTTAGGAAACTTAGGTTATGAGTAAAGCACTTAATAAAAAAAGATAGCAAAGTCATGTTGCTATTTGAAGCAGAAACTCCAAAAGACGCCATGGaattaaatttgttttaaataatctTATGCCCTCTAATATGTACTGTCCCTTCCTGCCTAATGGTAGTGTTGGCACTGAAACACCACAAATATTTGCATGCACCGAGAGCACTCAGCTTGGTAAGAAAAATTGGTCCTTGGGGAGTAGAGTATTGTTTGAGGCAAATTGATGACTAAAGAGGAAAGAGGAGTCAAGATTCAGATACACAATGCTTATTTTTAAACCCTGTTcccttattttaaaagaaaggatgTCTCTTATTCCCAAGGCTAACTGTTCTGCAGAATACTGCATATATTCCTTCCCTCCAAATCTGATAGACCCTTATCATCTTGACTGTACCTCATTTGTCAAATGTTCTTTTTGAACAACAAGTGACTTTgaattctagtacagtggtaccttgggttacatatgctttaggttacagacgcttcaggttacagactccgctaacccagaaatagtacctcgggttaagaactttgcttcaggatgagaacagaaactgtacgccggcagcgcggcagcaacaggaggccccattagctaaagtgatgcttcaggctaagaacagtttcaggttaagaacggacctccagaacgaaataagttcttaacctgaggtaccactgtattatgaaaggGAAAAACAGTTTTCAATCCATTTTCTTCATGCTATTCATAATTTAATGCACCTCTATAATGTCCCTGCTTACTCAAATTTTCTCTTGGTTAAAAAGTCCCCCATATGGTAACCTATACTCATAAACTTCCTCAGGCTTTTCTCAAGACTCCAAGGTCTTGTTCCCAGCAGTGGCAGCCTTtgagctctcaaatttcagcagcaccctgtacgACGACACTAAAATCAAGCACCCACACACCCATCTCTTGCGCTCTACAGCATTGCTGAGGCACCCCTGCACCGTGGCGCCCAAACCAGTCCTGctcccctaaaactgcctctgttcCTGGTCAATCACTGTCAGTTCAGATCCTGTAAGTGTATATATTAAATTAAGACTTTTTGCCCTGATGTGCATCACTTTACATTTGCTTACATTGAAtgacatttgccattttactgttcCTTCACCCTGCTTAAGACGATTTGCAATCCTGTTTTGTTTTAACCACTCTGAACCATTTTGTATCACCAGCAAACTTGGTAACTTCGCTGCTCACCCCTAACtgtagatcatttatgaacacatttaaaagcacatgttCCCAAACCAATCCTTGGATATCAAGGTGGTCCCAGGCTGTGTACATTATTCTTTTTACATTCCATTGTACCCTCACAGCAATTCTTTAAGAGAGTGACTAGGCTGAGGGAGAGTTCAAACCCAGCTCTCCCTGATCCTTACTAACCAAAGTTATTTTTAGTTAAAGAATATCGGTTATTGGGAATAGGCCCAATAACCGACCCTGGATTGGAATGCTGGAGCGACTCAGCTAGTTGGTGTAATTATACTTGACTTTATGTAAAGTAGCTCTTATAATTTTTCCACTCTTCAAAGTACATGAAATTAAAGATCAAATTTCTATAAGTAATCATTTGATGTGTTTCTTCTCTATTTGCAGATGTTAAGACTCTCCAGTGCAGGCTTTCTGGAATAACTCTTGCTTCACATGTTAACAATAAAGGTGTATTTAATTTTGTCACTGCACGACAAATATGCGAGCAGCTGGGGTTACAGTTGGCATATAAATCTCAGGTTGAAGAGGCTCGGAAGCATGGCTTTGAAACCTGCAGGTACAGAAAATCTttcaacatttaaaatattttattgtaggTTGGCAAATAGACATCTCTTTGTagatacaatatttaaaaaaaatattattataaatgaaTCTAAAGCATGAAATAATTAAATATCTACACCTTATTCTGACTTTTCTTACATTAGCATTCtgtgattaaggctgcaatcctaacctggGATTaatccttacctgggagtaagcctcattgaattcaataggacttacattgagttaggattgtgctgtgactGTCTCTGTTCATTTCCTTCACAGAAGGGATTTCAAATATTTAAGTCTAAGTCCATAGAGTAACATCCAACATTAgtcgtactcagagtagaccaactgaaaaATTGACAGGATCCTGCTATCCCATATCACAAACTCCTTTTGAAACGTCCCCAAGTTTCCAAAGAGACGGGCTATATGACAGGAAGAGTTGCTGTTCAATACTTGTAAGCCCCAAAGCCTCCTTAGGGTCACAGAACTGTTTGTGTAGATCCTTAGATCTCAGAAATAGTAATCAAATCATTGACATCTTTGCACATTTTTATAACATGTATTTCATTCCGTTTACACTCTTGTTTTACATTACTTACCATGTAACATCCTGACTGTGACATTATACAGCTTTTCATTTCCTCTTCTTGCCAATTTTATTAAGTCTGAATCTTAAACACAGTTATTAGGAAgtcagccccactgaacacaatgggacttgcttctaaacAGATGTGTATAGGGTTTCAATGTGCAGAAATCGCTAaagtcagggctggcccaagacgttTTGACACTTGCGGTGAAGCACAAAAtggttcctccccccacccccaccagagaAGAAGTGGTGtgtgaagatctacatcgggaATGGGGGCAGGATAAATATCTACATCGGAACATGGGTGTGAGGAGCTCCTCCCTATGCCAAGAGGTTGCTGCATGAGGGGATGCTGAGAAGGCAGCAGATCCAGTCTTCAAGGCGCATGCCACAGCTGTCACTGCTACTGTGGCAGCAGGCATTGCATTCTTTGGAGTTTGCATTTGCTACTCCTATGGATCCCGCTGCCTGAATTGGTCACCTCATCTTGCCTCCTAGGTGGGCTGCcctaaataaagtttttttaaaaaaaaaaaaccaacaacaacaaccaagaagAAAACTTTCTGTGTCCTTGAGATAGTGTAGTCGTGTGTGACAGACACTTGCTATTATTGGATGAGTTGTTTGATTATGCTGAAGAACCACATCAAATACATATTCAGCAAAAAGGTGGCATTAAATTTATACATGCTTATTTGCAAGTAAGCCAAATTGCACAGTGATGCAGTCCAGACCCATTCATAGGCATTTCATCCCCCATTTAAACATATGACAATTTCATGTGTTAGACTACAAATGGCAAATCTTTGAACCTGGATTGCAAATCCATAAAGTTGTCAACAGTAGAAAATAGTGCCTATCTTTTTAAAGATAAACCTGTGAGAGAACTTTTCTACAGCGTtatttgcttttcctttcttctaTAAAAGCTCCATGTTGCAGAGTAGGTTGTTTCTAAGGGAGAAACAAAACTTGGGCCTCACACaattaatctatctatctatctatctatctatcagtaAGCAAGCTATTCAATGGCCCACAGTGACGAGAATAAACGTTCAGTTTAGCTTTCATATGCTAAATTTTATCAAGTACATTATTTGATATGGGCATACGCTTAACAGAAAAACAATGTTTTCCGTTGTAGTTTTGGCTGGATACAAGAAGGGTATGTTGTCATTTCCCGGATAACTCCCAATGAAAAATGTGGTAGGAATAACACTGGAATAGTCGTCTGGAGAACCAAACATGACTATCGAGCCCATGCTTACTGTTACAATTCTTCAGGTGAGTGAGCCAAGATAATGAATCAAGCAATAATATTTTGTATCAAATCTCTTTCTTAAGCGGATGTAACGACATTTTGTGTGAAGGCTATCCAGTTGCCATGAGATCATGGCCAGCCTGCGCCACGCACCCCACAACTTAAATTTTCCACCATCTCTCAGTTTACCCTGACTCTTGGATAAAAGGAACTACAAGTTACACATAAACTTTCAACCTGAGAGAGGAAACTATCCGCTAACTTCTCTGTGTCCCCTTGGTCAAAGTGTATGGTATGAAAGGGCAGTAAAGCAGGCAGGGCGGAGAATCATTGGGTCTGTCATGGTATGTTGTTGTCAAGGTTTCAGATCAAGCTTTGTtacagtggactctcctttctttcaGGTTTTAAagtggaggttggatggctattagCCAGAGAttatttagctgcaattcctgcattgcaaagggttggattagatgaccccatGGGAtcccttcaattctatgattctaagattctatgaattAGGGATGGGATGGAAATATAAGGAATGAAGGGGAGAGCAGATAGgcaaaattaaaaagaaacatttttctcTCTAAATTCTAAAAGTTCCCCAATTTATTTCCTCATAAACCTCTTGAAAATTACTGATGGTGTACcaattgcaatgcactctgctaGATGGTGCATgatttttaattctattttattgcttcttttatttcttgtatgaCAATTTACATTCCATACAATTCAAATTGTGATAGAAAAAGATACCCTACTGGTTGATACTGGATCAGAGTGTCTGTATCCTTcacatcatgatgatgatgatgatgatgatgatgatgatgatgatgaaatttcTGTACTGCGCTTCATCCTAGGATAACAGTGCAtcttacaatataaaacacaaaaatactaCCTAATAATGAGTGTGTTAATCTCTAAGAGTCTTGGTGTAAAATGTACTTGGATAAATTTGTGTCCTCTGTGACTTTTGGCATCACTTAAAGACTCTGGTGATAAAAGTAATATTACTCTGTCATTCAGTATCCTATTCAGTCAATGAAAATGCGTCATCAAGCTTCCACCAGGGACTCATATGAAGAACCATAAAGAGGTCATTTCCTTCTATTATATTAAAATGTACTCAGAATGGCCATTGGTGTCATAATAGCTTTCAAACTGTGTAAATTATATAAACGACCTTCAGAATAAGGGATTAGTTATTCCTCAGGATCACATTGGCAGCTCAATTCTCTTGCTGCATTTAATATATCAAAGTACCTACAGGCTACAGGCACACACAAAACATgcctttaaaatgtggttttaagTACCACCGCAATGTAGTGGGTTGGGTAACTTTCTGAACCAATGTTTTTCCTGGCCTAAGGGCTAAACTAGATGAGATGTTAATTTTGTGAAAGCAATGAGTAAGTATGTCGTTTCATTTAAATAACCACTATTAGGACCAGATGTGCAGGAATTTAATGCTTTCGACTCCCATTATGCTCCCAATTTTCCTGTTGTGAGCAGGAGAAAGAGCACccagcaaaacattttttttctaatgGATATTCAACCTTCCCTGTTGTTAACTGCCATACTGCTGCTGACACCTCCTTCTTGTTTCTCAGGGATCCCACTTACGCTGACAGTGCAGTTCCCATCCAGCTTAGCTATTAGAGGCACTAGGGTGAGGATGATGAAGTgtactttaaacaaacaaacaaacaaacaaaaagaaatagaaattacCACCTGATTTATGATGGTTGTAGCAAGGAGGAAAGCGTTCACTGCAATTCAGTATGAAAAGTCATTTCAGCTGCATGCAAAATGCTAGTGTCAATACATCTCATTGCACCGCTTTCCCTCATCTTTTCAGACACATGGATTAATTCCTGCATACCAGAAGAAAGTACAACTGCATCCCTGGACGTTACTATGGAGGCAAACTCTACTTCTGCAGTCTTGCCTCAGGACACTTCAACAGTAGTTCAAACATCTGAGTCACAGAAAACTAAAGAGCCTTCAAAGCTGCTATATCGTATTATATGTGTAACGCAGACCATTTCACCAACAGCACCAACTACGGAGGATGTGATCCTACATCTCACGGCAAAACAAACTGCCTTTAGAAATGATTCTCTGTTTGGAGGTAAGAGCAACATCCCATTATTTAGCTTAGAGAATTATATGTATGGCTGTTTTCATACTTTCCCCATGCCTTCTGGTCTTTTCCAGTGGTATAACAAAACATCAGTAGATGTGTTAATGCAAATAAAAGGAAAGCTAGGGCTTCATCTGAGGTTTAAAAAATCCATATTGAGTGGAGGTAAGGGAAAGGTGACATTTTGACGCAAGAAGCTGTAAAGAATGTAAACTAAACCAGACCTGCAGGAGTGAAGGGGATTCTTCATTTCTGATGTATTTTAagaattatttatttttggccTAGCCTAGATCTGTTTCAGAGGACTCTTATTTTAATATTACATCCCTTGGGGGGGAAAACAACTGACACCTCGCATTAGTATGGCTGAGGAAGCCCCTGGTTTGAATCTTGCCTCCATCATGAACCTACTAAGGTTGTGTTCCCACTTGCATTTACTGTGCACTCACTGCCTTTCCACATGACATTATCCAAAATGCAAATGAATCCTGTTGTTATAAAACAGTACTGTCTGAGGatttgtttctcaaaccagcttcacaccaATGGTAATCTTACCTTCATACAGACTTGGAATATGCACAATCCAGTCATGGCAAAGAGGCAAAATGTTTAGAAACGCTAAATAGCTGTGCCTAGAACAACAACAAATCGACCAAGGGGTGGCTACCCAGGATTTTATGTTTAGTGGTGCCTAGGACCTAGGGCAGGATGTAAGTGGTGTTGAACTGATTGGAAACAGTGGCCACAGTGGTCTCAAATTCACCATATATGTAGGTCGGCTATTGCCAGGAAAGTCCAAGAAAGTTGCgtttgacttcaaaagaggaaacttcCCAAAAATTAGATTAGGGAAAAGGTAGATGAGAGAAAGTGAAGAATGCTTGCGGGTTGTTCAAAGCCACAGATCAGGAAAGGTAAAGTCTTAAGTGCAGGCAAAAGTGCCACCTACTCCAGAGGATTGAGGGGACCCGACGTGACGTTCTGATATCACATGCCTGAAGTCATGTGACATCAGGACACCGTACACGGGGCCTTCTaaacattgagggggcctggccccctaaaaaaatatattgaaggGCCCTTGAGTGAGCCGGCACCCTTAAGTCAAGGGTCTCTTGTTGGAAGTAATCTTGTCATAGGCCTAGTGCTGGCAATGAGTGGAATTAAAACAAGCCATGGGTGAGGACAGAGCCCAAGATAGGTGAGTAccaccttttctctctttccaccaCTCATTCCCCCATTTTCCTCTCCTTGATATCTGCATGAAATGTGGTTGAGGGCTATaacttgccccctcccccaggttTGGGTGGGTTTCTGCTGCTTACTTGTTTGTGGGAGATGTGCTAATTTTGAGATATAAGAGAGTTCTTCTTCCCACGTATCCAAAAGGACATGACAGACAGTTGCTGCTCATCGTGGCTGCTGATGACATGACAAAGTAGTTATGTCAAAGAATTCTTAGTCAATCTCATTTCAGTCCAGGGATACTGAGCTACAGAAGTGGTTTCAAAGTCTTTTTTATGGAAATGTCCTGCCAGGGTAGCCAGAAAGAAAAGCAGATCACACTCCCACACCTTTAATAGTTGATTAGAAGAGGGATCTTCAGCTAATCCTACTGTTGTGCAACCTATGGTGGCTAAAAATTCCCTATTCTACTAATTATTAAAGGTTCATgagccctgtcctcttttgcatctggccatcATAATTTCTGCTAATGGAATTTGCCATCATGAaatgggatttattcccaggtaagcaggtggcgctgtggtctaaaccacacagcctagggcttgccgtcaggttggcggttcgaatccccgtgacggggtgagctcccattgctcggtcccagctcctgcccacaaagtagtctgaaagcacgtcaaagtgcaagtagataaataggtaccactctggcaggaaggtaaaacgaCTTTTTCGTGCGTTGCTCtgctttcgccagaagcggcttagtcacgctggccacatgacccggaagctgtttgcggacaaatgccggttcccttggccattaaagcgaggtgagcaccgcaaccccagagtcatctgcgactggacttaacggtcaggggtccctttacctttacctttaagtgtgcATAGCACTGCAACATTAGATTTTTCTCGTCAGTCTAGATGATGACATCATCTTTCTCCAACTCTGAGAGGACAAGAACAGAAATAAAGTAATGCTAACAGGCATTTTGGGGTGGCTTAATGTTAAAAAAATTATCAGTGCCAAG
The nucleotide sequence above comes from Podarcis raffonei isolate rPodRaf1 chromosome 1, rPodRaf1.pri, whole genome shotgun sequence. Encoded proteins:
- the LYVE1 gene encoding lymphatic vessel endothelial hyaluronic acid receptor 1, with product MASHVGVTIFFFSTWIASITTQHNFPLEDVKTLQCRLSGITLASHVNNKGVFNFVTARQICEQLGLQLAYKSQVEEARKHGFETCSFGWIQEGYVVISRITPNEKCGRNNTGIVVWRTKHDYRAHAYCYNSSDTWINSCIPEESTTASLDVTMEANSTSAVLPQDTSTVVQTSESQKTKEPSKLLYRIICVTQTISPTAPTTEDVILHLTAKQTAFRNDSLFGGVPTALLVLALIFFTATVVLAVCYVKKYKKTFPFSNKEEKKVEIETKNIKETKTSVKTPEQEPKGNGKNTEESQAKPEPRVKCLEAEV